The stretch of DNA CCCTCTCGGCGATCCCCAACAGCCCGGTCCCGGTTGCCGCCATGACCCTCGTTCTCGGCATCGACAAGTTCATGTCCGAGTGCCGCGCGCTGACCAACCTCGTCGGCAACGGCGTCGCCTGCGTGGTCGTCAGCCGCTGGGAGGGCGAGCTCGACATGGCCAAGCTCAACGAGGTGATGGCCCACCCGGTCTCCATCGGCACTCAGATCTCCGACGAGTCGCCGCAGCCGATGTCGACCGACGGCAAGGTCGCCGCCGCGGAGTGATGGGCCAGCCCGCAGGCGCGCGCCTCGGCATCGACCTCGGCGGCACCAAGATCGCCGGGATCGTGCTGGACCGGGACGGCAGCACCTTGGCCGAAGCGCGGGTCGCTGCCCCGCGCGGCGAGTATGGAGCCACCGTCGAGGCGGTGACGGCCCTCGTGCTGAAGCTCGAGGGGATGGCCGGGACGCCCTGCACGGTCGGCATCGGCATGCCGGGCAGCCTCTCGCCCGCGACCGGCCTCGTGCGCAACGCCAATTCCTACTGGCTCAATGGACAGCCCTTCGGCGACGACCTGACGCGGCGGCTGAATCGGCCGCTGCGGATCGAGAACGACGCCAATTGCCTGGCGGTTTCGGAGGCGATCGACGGCGCCGGTGCCGGCGCACGGGTCGTCTGGGCGGTGATCCTGGGCACCGGGGTCGGATCGGGCATCGCCATCGACGGCCGGGTGCTCACGGGCCGCAACGGCATCGCGGGCGAATGGGGCCACGGCCCGCTGCCCTATCCGCGCGACGACGAGCGCCCGGGCCCCGACTGCTATTGCGGCCGCCGGGGCTGCATCGAGACGTGGCTGGCCGGTCCCGGCCTCGCGGCCGATCACGGCCGGCGGCACGGCGCGACCCAAACCGCTGAGGCGGTCGTCGCAGCGGCCCGGGCGGGCAGTCCGGAGGCGCGGGACACGCTCGCAATCCATCTCGACCGGCTCGGGCGCGCGGCCGCGCAGGTGATCAACCTCCTCGACCCGGATGTCGTCGTGATCGGCGGCGGCCTGTCCCGCATTCCCGAGCTGATTAACGGCCTGCCCGGCGCGATCGCCCCCCACGTCTTCTCCGACGCCTTCGACACGCCGGTGCGGGAGAGCCTCCACGGCGATGCCTCGGGCGTCCGCGGGGCAGCGTGGCTGTGGGAGGCGCCGCCCGGCTGAGCGCGCGCCCGGCCGGCGGCCTGCTCACGGAGACGTCTCTTGCCGGCGTGCAGGGGGCAGGGCAGGACGGCGACGCTCCAGCCTCGATAGCCCGATGATCGTCCGCACCCGGCCCAACCTGCTCACCCTGCTGTTCACCCTGCGCGGGTCGATCCTGCCGCGGGTGGCGCCGAAGCTCGCCGGGATCGTGGCGGTCTCCTGTGCGGTGGTCTGGGCCGAGGCGCGCTGGCCCGCGATCTTCCCGATGACGGCCGGAGTCACGCCCTTCACCCTGGTGGGCCTTGCGCTCTCGATCTTCCTGAGCTTCCGCAACAACGCCTGCTACGAGCGCTGGTGGGAGGCCCGGAAGCTTTGGGGCAGCCTGATCGGCGAGGTGCGCAACCTCGCCCGCGCCCTGCCGGCGCTGCTGCCGGATGCGGACGCGGCCCCCCAGCTCCGGCGGCTCTCCGCCTTCGCGCACGGCTTGCGGGCGCGCCTGCGCGATCTCGATGAAGCCGCGGCCGTCGACGGGAAAATGCCGGGCTCGGACAGCACCGGCCCCAACCCCACGGACTCGGTCCTGGCCGCGATGACGCGCGACCTTGCGGCTGCGATGCGGGCGGGTCGGCTCACCGACATCCAGTTCGGCATCCTGGAATCGCGGATCGAGGCGCTGTCGGCGGTGCACACCGCCTGCGAGCGCATCGCCAACACGCCGCTGCCCTTCGCCTACACGCTGCTGGTCTACCGCACCGCCTGGCTCTACTGCCTGCTCCTGCCGGTGGGGCTTACCGGCTCCATGGGCTGGGGGACACCGGTCGTGGTCGCGCTGGTCGGCTACACCTTCTTCGGCCTCGACGCGCTCGGCGACGAGCTGGAGGAGCCGTTCGGAACCGAGCCGAACGACCTGCCTCTCGACGCGATGGTCCGCACCGTCGACCGCATCGTGCATCACGCGCTCGGCGAGCCGATGCCGGAGGCGCTGACCCCGGACGGGTACTGGCTGCGCTAGGGCAGGGCCTCGCCGTTCCAGGCCCGCAGGACCGGCTCGGTACGGTCGTGCTCGTAGCCGAGCACGGAGATGCTGGCGGTGCCGAGAACGAGGAGCGCTCCGGCCTCCGGCGGCAGGCCGATCCAGCGCGCGGCGAGCACCCGCAGACAATGCGCGCTCGAGAACACGAGGAGCTCGGCATCGAGATCCCGGGCCCGCGCGATGACCCGGTCCGCCCGGATCCCGACATCGGCGGCCGTCTCGCCGCCCGGGCAACCATCGCGGAACAGGCGCCAGCCCGGGCGCTCGGCCAGGATCGCCGTCGTCGTCCGTCCTTCGTAGATCCCGTAATCCCATTCGGCGAGATCCGGGTCGATCGCGCGGGGATCGCCGTAACCCGCGAGCGCGCAGGTGGCGGCCGCGCGACTCGACGGGCTCGACCAGACCGCCGCGTAGGATCGCGCCTCGAGGCGCGGGGCGAGGGCCCGCGCGGCGGCCTCGCCGGCGAGCGTGAGCGGGATGTCGCTGCGTCCTGTATGCCGGCCCAAGCGACTCCACGCGGTCTCGCCGTGACGAACCAACGTGATCTGCGGAAATGAGCGTCCGGACATGCGCACCTCCCAGGACCTGCATTCAACGCGGCCACCGCGTTCCGGCCCCACGGATTCAGCAGAGGGGCTCAAGATCGCGCTTGCGCGGCGTTCGAAACGCACATAAACATATCTTTATGTCTTTCGAACGCAGGCAAGAGGCGGGTTCGATCCCATTTCCGGAGGTGCTCGGCGTTCTCCGGGCGGCGGCCGAGGAGACGCGCCTGCGCATCCTGGCGCTGCTCGCCGAAGGGGAGCTTTCGGTCTCGGATCTCACCGACATCCTCGGCCAGTCGCAGCCGCGGATTTCGCGCCACCTCAAGCTTCTGGTGGAAGCCGGGCTCGTCGAGCGCCACCGTGAAGGCGCCTGGGCGTTCTTCCGGTTGTCCGGTGCCCGCGCCGGGCTGGCCGATCCGCTCCTGTCGGGACTCGACCGCACGGCGCCGCCTCTGTCGGAGGATCACGCCCGGCTCGACGCCGTCCGGGCGCAGCGTGCCGAGACCGCGCAGACCTTCTTCGCGCGGCTGGCACCCAAATGGGACGAGTTGCGCTCCCTGCACGTGCCCGAGGCGACCGTCGAGGCGGCGGTCCTCGACGCGCTGGGCGACCGCCCGATCGGCAGCCTGATCGATCTGGGCACCGGCACCGGCCGGATGCTCGGCCTGCTCGCGCCGCTCGCAGGCCGCGCCACCGGGCTTGATTCGAGCCATGCGATGCTGTCGGTCGCCCGGGCCAATCTGGAACGACAGGGCCTGACGCGGGTCGACCTCCGACAGGGCGACATTCACGCGCCGCCCTTCGCCCGGGCGAGCTTCGACCTCGTGGTGGTGCATCAGGTGCTGCATTATTTGGATGACCCGGCCCGGGCGCTGCGCGGCGCCGCGCGGCTCGTGGCGCCGGGAGGCCGCCTCCTGGTGGTGGATTTTGCGCCGCACGAGCTGGAGTTCCTGCGCACGACCCAGGCCCATCGCCGGCTCGGCTTCTCCGCCGATCAGGTTTCCGGCTGGCTCACGGAGACCGGCCTCGACACGGTCGCGACCCGCGATCTGGCACCGCGCGAAGCGGGCCAGCTCACCGTGACCCTCTGGCTGGCTCAGGACGGGCTGGCCGACATCGACACAGAACAGCCTCAGCGCGCCGTCGCCTGAGACACTGACTTCCGCAGACTTCGTCTGAACCGACCGACATAGAGGACGAGACTCCGATGCGCCGCTCCACTCAACGCGCCAGCCGCGACGGCTACCACCCGATCCGCGTCTCGATCGAGTTCTTCCCGCCGAAGACCGACGAGATGGAGAAGATCCTGTGGGCCTCGATCGAGCGCCTCGCGCCGCTGCAGCCGAGCTTCGTCTCGGTGACCTACGGGGCCGGCGGCTCGACCCGCGAGCGCACCCACAACACGGTGGCCCGGATGGTCCGCGAGACCAGCCTCAAGCCGGCCGCCCACCTCACCTGCGTGGACGCGAGCCGCGAGGAGATCGACGCGGTGGTCCAATCCTACTGGGATGCGGGCGTGCGCCACATCGTGGCGCTGCGCGGCGACCCGGCCGAGGGCGTGGGCCACGCCTACCGGCCGCATCCCGAGGGCTACGCTTCGACCGCCGAGCTGGTCGAGGGGATCAAGCGGATCGGCGACTTCAAGGTCTCGGTCTCAGCCTACCCGGAGAAGCACCCCGAGGCGGCCTCGCTCGACGCCGACATCGACGCCCTGAAGGCGAAGGTCGATGCCGGGGCCGACCAGGCGATCACCCAGTTCTTCTTCGAGAACGAGATCTACCTGCGCTACCTGGACAAGGTCCGGGCCGCCGGGATCACGATCCCGATCATCCCGGGCATCCTGCCGGTGCAGAACTTCAAGCAGGCGGCGAACTTCGCCCGCCGCACCGGCGCCTCGGTGCCGTACTGGCTGGCCGCCCGGTTCGAGGGGCTGGAGAACGACGTCGAGACCCGCCGGCTCGTGGCCGGCGCCGTGGCGGCCGAGCAGGTGCTCGACCTCGTGGACGAGGGCGTCAACGACTTCCACTTCTACTCGATGAATCGCTCGGATCTGGTCTACGCGATCTGCCACCTGCTCGGCCTGCGCGCGCAGGCGCCGAAGCTGGCAGCCGCGAAGGCCGCGGCTTGATTCTCGAGACCGCGCCAGAGGCCCCCGATCCGTCCTCGCGAGCGCAGCGAAGCGACCCAGGGCAGCGCACATTCCGTGAGCGTGGCGCGGCTGGACTGCTTCGCTCCGCTCGCAGAGACGGGGACGCTTCCGCGCCCACGGCACGGAAGCGTCTGGTAGTACGAAGGTTTTCACCCTCCTGAGGTGCCGCGCGAGCGGCCTCGAAGGTGGGCTCCAGGGAAGACCGAGATATCTGGAGGCCTCCTGCGAGGCCTCCGCTTCGCTCCGGCACCTCAGGATGAGGTGATCTGACAGGACGCATGATGACCGCTTTTGCCCCCGTCGACGGCACCGAGATCGCCCAGGCCCTGCGCCAGCGTGCGGCGGAAAAGATCCTCGTCCTCGACGGGGCGATGGGCACGGTGATCCAGCGGCTCAAGTACTCGGAAGAGGATTTCCGCGGCGATCGGTTCAAGGAGCACGGCCACGATCAGAAGGGCAACAACGACCTGCTGATCCTGACGCAGCCCGACGCGATCCGGCAGATCCATCTCGACTACTTCCTGGCCGGCGCCGACGTCTGCGAGACCAACACCTTCTCGGGCACCACCATCGCCCAGGCCGATTACGGCATGGAATCGATCATCCACGAGCTGAACGCCCAGGGCGCGCGGCTCGCCCGCGAGGCCGCCAAGCTCGCCGAAGAGAAGGACGGCCGCCGCCGCTTCGTGGCCGGCGCCATCGGCCCGACGAACCGCACCCTGTCGATCTCGCCGGACGTGAACGATCCGGGCTTCCGGGCGGTCACCTTCGATCAGGTCAAGCAAGCCTATGTCGAGCAGATCCGCGGCCTGATCGACGGCGGCGCCGAGTTGATCCTGATCGAGACGATCTTCGATACGCTCAACGCCAAAGCGGCGGTGGCGGCGGCGTGGCAGGTCTTCGACGAGACCGGCATCCGGCTGCCGATTCAGATCTCCGGCACGATCACGGATCTCTCGGGCCGCACCCTGTCGGGCCAGACGCCGGCGGCCTTCTGGCATTCCCTGCGCCATTCCGAGCCGCTGACCTTCGGCCTCAACTGCGCGCTCGGCGCCCGCGAGATGCGCGGCCACATCGCCGAGCTGTCGCGGATCTGCGACACCCTGGTCTGCGCCTACCCGAATGCCGGCCTGCCCAACGAATTCGGCCTCTACGACGAGAGCCCGGAGGCGATGGGCAAGCTGGTCGGCGAGTTCGCCGAATCCGGCCTCGTCAACATGGTCGGCGGCTGCTGCGGCACCACACCGGACCATATCCGCGCCATCGCGGAGGCGGTCGCCGGCAAGGCGCCGCGGCCGATCCCCGAGGTGCCGCGCCTGATGCGGCTCTCGGGCCTCGAGCCCTTCGTGCTCACGCCGGAAATCCCCTTCGTGAACGTCGGCGAGCGCACGAACGTCACCGGCTCGGCCAAGTTCCGCAAGCTCATCACCAACGGCGACTACGCGGCGGCGCTGGACGTCGCTCGCGATCAGGTCGCGGCCGGCGCCCAGGTGATCGACGTCAACATGGACGAGGGCCTGCTCGACTCGCAGAAGGCGATGGTCGAGTTCCTGAACCTCGTCGCGGCCGAGCCCGACATCGCCCGGGTGCCGGTGATGGTCGATTCCTCGAAGTTCGAGGTGATCGAGGCGGGCCTGAAGTGCATCCAGGGCAAGCCGATCGTGAACTCGATCTCCATGAAGGAGGGCGAGGAGAAGTTCATCGAGGCCGCCAAGGTCTGCCGCTCCTACGGGGCTGCCGTGGTGGTGATGGCCTTCGACGAGCAGGGTCAGGCGGATTCCTACGAGCGCAAGGTCGAGATCTGCACGAAGGCCTACCGGATCCTGACCGAGCAGGTCGGCTTCCCGCCCGAGGACATCATCTTCGATCCGAACATCTTTGCCGTCGCCACGGGTATCGAGGAGCATAACGGCTACGGCGTTGCCTTCATCGAGGCGACCCGCACGATCCGCGAGACCCTGCCGCATGCCCACATCTCGGGCGGCGTCTCGAACCTGAGCTTCGCGTTCCGCGGCAACGAGCCCGTGCGCGAGGCGATGCACGCGGTGTTCCTGTTCCACTGCATCCAGGCCGGCATGGATATGGGCATCGTCAATGCCGGCCAGCTCGCCGTCTACGACGAGATCCCAGCGGAGCTGCGCGAGCTGTGCGAGGACGTCGTCCTCAACCGGCGCGACGATTCCACCGAGCGCCTGCTGGAGGCCGCCGAGCGGTTCAAGACCGGGGCCTCGGCCCAGGCCAAGACCGCCGACCTGTCCTGGCGCGAGGCCCCGGTGGCCAAGCGCATCGAGCACGCGCTGGTCAACGGCATCACCGAGTATATCGTGGCCGATACCGAGGAGGCCCGCCAGGGCGTCGAGCGCCCGCTCCACGTCATCGAAGGGCCGCTGATGGCCGGCATGAACGTGGTCGGCGACCTGTTCGGCGCGGGCAAGATGTTCCTGCCGCAGGTGGTCAAGTCCGCCCGCGTGATGAAGCAGGCGGTTGCCTATCTCGAGCCCTACATGGAGGCCGAGAAACTGGCCAATGGCGGCGACGGCAAGCGGCAGGCTGCCGGCAAGGTGCTGATGGCCACCGTGAAGGGCGACGTCCACGATATCGGCAAGAACATCGTCGGCGTCGTGCTGGCCTGCAACAACTACGAGATCATCGATCTCGGCGTGATGGTGCCGGCCGCCAAGATCCTGGAGACCGCCAAGCGCGAGCAGGTCGACATCGTCGGCCTGTCCGGCCTGATCACCCCGTCGCTGGACGAGATGGTCCATGTCGCGGGCGAGATGGAGCGCGAGGGGCTCGACGTCCCCCTGCTGATCGGCGGCGCCACCACCAGCCGGGTCCACACAGCGGTGAAGATCCACCCGGCCTACGCCAAGGGGCAGGCGGTCTACGTCACCGACGCGAGCCGGGCGGTCGGTGTGGTCTCGAGCCTGATCTCGAAGGAGACCCGCGGGCCCACGATCGAGAAGGTGCGGGCCGAGTACGCCAAGGTCGCCGACGCCCACAAGCGCTCGGAGGTCGACAAGCAGCGGCTGCCGCTGGCCAAGGCCCGCGCCAATCCGTTCAAGATCGACTGGTCGGGCTACAAGCCGGCCAAGCCGACCTTCACCGGCGCCCGGGTCTACGGCTCCTACGAGGTCGCCGACCTCGTCCCCTACATCGACTGGACGCCGTTCCTGCAGACCTACGAGTTCAAGGGCCGCTTCCCGGCGATCCTGGACGACCCCGAGCAGGGCGCTGCCGCCCGCGCCCTCTACGAGGACGCGCAGGAGATGCTGAAGCAGATCGTGGCGGAGCGCTGGTTCAACCCGAAGGCGGTGATCGGCTTCTGGCCGGCCAACAGCGTCGGCGACGACATCGCGCTCTTCACCGGCGAGAGCCGGTCGGAGCGGCTCGCCACCTTCCACGGCCTGCGCCAGCAGCTCTCGAAGCGCGACGGGCGCGCCAACACCTGCCTGTCGGACTTCGTGGCGCCGGCCGAGACCGGCATCGCCGACTACATCGGCGGCTTCGTGGTGACGGCCGGCCTTGAGGAGGTGCGCATCGCCGAGCGGTTCGAGCGGGCCAACGACGATTACCGGGCGATCCTGGTGAAGGCGCTCGCCGACCGCATCGCCGAGGCCTTTGCCGAGCGCATGCACGAGCGGGTGCGCCGGGAGTTCTGGGGCTACGCGGCTGCGGAGACCTACGCCCCCGAGGAGCTGATGAAGGAGGATTACGCCGGGATCCGCCCGGCCCCGGGCTACCCGGCCCAGCCCGACCACACCGAGAAGACGACTTTGTTCGACCTGCTGAAGGCCGAGAGCCGGATCGGCGTGAAGCTCACCGAATCCTATGCCATGTGGCCGGGCTCGTCGGTGTCGGGGATCTACATCGCCCACCCGGACGCGCATTATTTCGGCGTCGCCAAGGTGGAGCGCGATCAGGTCGAGGATTACGCCGTCCGCAAGGGCATGGATGTCCGCGAGGTCGAGCGCTGGCTCGGGCCGATCCTCAACTACGACCCGGCGCGGTATCTGGCGCAGGCCGCGGAGTAGGGGCGGGACACCGCCGTCATCGCGAGCACAGCGAAGCGAGCCAGGGCGGCGCGGCACCGGTCGGCGTGGCGCCCTCGGATCGCTTCGCCCCGCTCGCAAGGACGGCCGGGCGGCCCGAGCCGCCCGTCCGATCTCAGCAGGTCCCCGCACCCCGCGTGTTCACGTAGAGTGAATAGACCGCGTGCGAGGCGGTCATCAGCAGCAGGTTGCGGTTGATACCCCCGAAGCACAGGTTGGCGCAGCGCTCCGGCAGGCGGATCCGACCGATCAGCTTGGCCTGCGGCGAGAGCACGATGACCCCGTCCTCGGCCTCGCTCATCCCCCAGCCGCACCAGAGGTTGCCGTCGACATCGACCCGGAACCCGTCCGGCGTGCCGGTGCCGGCATCGTAGAACACGCGGCCGTTCGCGGTCTTGGTGCCGTTCTCGACCACGTCGTAGACGCGGATCAGCCGGTTGGGCTTCGCCCGGGCCTCGATGACGTAGAGCTTGGACTCGTCCGGCGAGAAGCAGAGCCCGTTCGGACCCGCCACGCCTTCCACGGCAACGCTCGCCTGTCCCGTCTTCGGGTCGATCCGGTAGACGTTGCCGGGCAGCTCCGGCGCGGCCATCGACTCGTGCGGGTTCGGCCCGAAGGCCGGATCGGTGAACCAGACCGCGCCGTCGGAATGGCAGACCACGTCGTTGGGCGAGTTCAGCGGCTTGCCGTCGAATCGGTCCATCAGCGTGGTGAGGCTGCCGTCGTACTCGGTCCGGGTCACGCTGCGGGTCCGGTGCTGGCAGGTGATCAGGCGGCCCTGTCGGTCGCGGGTGTTGCCGTTCGCGTAGTTCGACGGCTTGCGGAACACCGAGAGCCTGCCCGAAGCCTCTTCCCACTTCATGATCCGGTCGTTGACAACGTCGCTGAACAGCAGCGATCCCATGTCGCCGAACCAGACCGGCCCCTCCGCCCAGCGGAAGCCGGTGGCGACCCGCTCCACCGTCGCCGAGGCGAGCCGGTACTTTGCGAAGGCCGGATCGAGGATCTCGACGGACGGATCCGGCACCCGCGTAGACGGCTCCCAGCCGGCTCCGGCCGCCCGCGCGGCGCCCACGAGGGCCGCCCCGGCGAGCAGCCCCCTGCGTGCGATCATGACCATGGTACCTCCCTGTGATGTGGCCCGCCGCCTGTTGCCGACGGCTCGGGCCGGTCAGTGAATCTCGGGTTCCGGGATCCCCCCGGCGCCCTCCAGAAAGTCGAAATCGCACCCCTCATGCGCTTGGCGCACGTGCTGGGCGAACAGGCGGTTGTAACCCCGCGGATAGGCCCGGTCCGGCGGCACGAAAGCCTTCACCCGCGCGACGATCTCGGCCTCGTCGAGGTGCAGGTGGATCCGCCGCCCGGGCACGTCCACCGTGATCAGGTCGCCGTCGCGCACTGCCGCGAGGGGGCCGCCCGCGGCCGATTCCGGCGCCACGTGCAGGATGCAGGCGCCGTAGCTCGTGCCGCTCATCCGCGCGTCCGAGATGCGGACCATGTCGCGCACGCCCTGCCGGAGCAGGACCTTGGGGATCGGCAGCATGCCCCATTCGGGCATGCCGGGACCGCCGATCGGGCCGGCATTGCGCAGGATCATCACGTGGTCGGGGGTGACGTCGAGGGTGAGGTCGTTCACCGCGGCGTTCATCGCGTCGTAGCTGTCGAAGACCAGCGCGGGCCCGGTATGGTTCAGGAAGCGCGGGTCGGCGGCCGGCGGCTTGATCACGCAGCCGTCGGGGGCGAGGTTGCCGTACAGGATCGCGGTCCCGCCCATGGACACGATCGGCCGGTCGAGCGGCCGGATCACGTCGTCGTTGAACACCTTCATGCCGGCGAGTCCGTCGCCGATCGTGGCGCCGGTGACCGAGCGGGCGTCGAGGTGGAGGAGCGGGGCGAGCCGCACCATCAGCGCGCGGATACCGCCCGCGATGTGGAAATCCTCCATCAGCCACTGCCCCGAGGGACGGAGATTGGCGATTACCGGCACCTTCTGGGCGAAGTCATCGAACTCGGTGAGCTTGACCGGGATGCCGGCGCGCCCGGCCATGGCCACGAGGTGGATCATGGCGTTGGTCGAGCCGGCCAAAGCGTTGTGGACGACCAGCGCGTTGTCGATCGACCGACGGTCGAGGATGTCGGAGGGTTTCAGGTCCTCCCAGATCATCTCGACGATCCGCCGGCCGCAGGCGCCGGCCATGCGCGGATGGTCGGCATCGGCCGCCGGGATCGAGGCCGAGCCGGGCAGCGACAGCCCCAGCGCCTCGGTGATCGACGTCATGGTCGAGGCGGTGCCCATGGTCATGCAGGTGCCGGCCGAGCGGGCGATGCCCGCCTCCATGTCGTTCCATTCCTGTGTGGTGATATTCCCGGCTTCCTTCTCGGCCCAGTACTTCCAGACGTCGGAGCCCGAGCCGAGGATCGTGCCGCCGGAATGCCCGCGCATCATCGGTCCGGCCGGGAGGAAGATCATCGGCAGGTTCATGGAGATCCCGCCCATCACGGTGCCGGGCGTGGTCTTGTCGCAGCCGCCCATCAGCACCGCGCCGTCCACCGGATGCTGGCGCAGCAGCTCCTCCACCTCCATGGCCAGGAGGTTGCGGTAGAGCATCGTGGTCGGCTTGACGAAGTTCTCGGACAGCGACAGCGCCGGCAGCTCGATCGGGAAGCCTCCCGCCTGCCAAACACCGCGCTTCACCTGCTCCACCCGCTCGCGGAAATGCAGGTGGCAGGGGTTGATGTCGCTCCAGGTGTTGATGATGCCGACGATCGGCTTGCCGGTGAAATCCGCCCGCTCGTAGCCCATCTGCAGCATGCGGGAGCGGTGGCCGAAGCTGCGCAGGTCGGTGGCGCCGAACCAGCGCTGGCTGCGCAGGTCGCCCAGGGTCTTCTTGCGCGCGGTCATCGCTCTGTCTCCGGTCTCACAGATTCGGGCGGCCCGGCTGGACTGCGCCCTCCGCGTCGAACCGCCGATCCGCCGACATCCTGCCGGGCCGGACCGAGACCCATGTGATGGCTCCGGACGCGACGGCACAAGCCGCCAA from Methylobacterium sp. PvR107 encodes:
- the araD gene encoding L-arabinonate dehydratase → MTARKKTLGDLRSQRWFGATDLRSFGHRSRMLQMGYERADFTGKPIVGIINTWSDINPCHLHFRERVEQVKRGVWQAGGFPIELPALSLSENFVKPTTMLYRNLLAMEVEELLRQHPVDGAVLMGGCDKTTPGTVMGGISMNLPMIFLPAGPMMRGHSGGTILGSGSDVWKYWAEKEAGNITTQEWNDMEAGIARSAGTCMTMGTASTMTSITEALGLSLPGSASIPAADADHPRMAGACGRRIVEMIWEDLKPSDILDRRSIDNALVVHNALAGSTNAMIHLVAMAGRAGIPVKLTEFDDFAQKVPVIANLRPSGQWLMEDFHIAGGIRALMVRLAPLLHLDARSVTGATIGDGLAGMKVFNDDVIRPLDRPIVSMGGTAILYGNLAPDGCVIKPPAADPRFLNHTGPALVFDSYDAMNAAVNDLTLDVTPDHVMILRNAGPIGGPGMPEWGMLPIPKVLLRQGVRDMVRISDARMSGTSYGACILHVAPESAAGGPLAAVRDGDLITVDVPGRRIHLHLDEAEIVARVKAFVPPDRAYPRGYNRLFAQHVRQAHEGCDFDFLEGAGGIPEPEIH
- the metH gene encoding methionine synthase, coding for MTAFAPVDGTEIAQALRQRAAEKILVLDGAMGTVIQRLKYSEEDFRGDRFKEHGHDQKGNNDLLILTQPDAIRQIHLDYFLAGADVCETNTFSGTTIAQADYGMESIIHELNAQGARLAREAAKLAEEKDGRRRFVAGAIGPTNRTLSISPDVNDPGFRAVTFDQVKQAYVEQIRGLIDGGAELILIETIFDTLNAKAAVAAAWQVFDETGIRLPIQISGTITDLSGRTLSGQTPAAFWHSLRHSEPLTFGLNCALGAREMRGHIAELSRICDTLVCAYPNAGLPNEFGLYDESPEAMGKLVGEFAESGLVNMVGGCCGTTPDHIRAIAEAVAGKAPRPIPEVPRLMRLSGLEPFVLTPEIPFVNVGERTNVTGSAKFRKLITNGDYAAALDVARDQVAAGAQVIDVNMDEGLLDSQKAMVEFLNLVAAEPDIARVPVMVDSSKFEVIEAGLKCIQGKPIVNSISMKEGEEKFIEAAKVCRSYGAAVVVMAFDEQGQADSYERKVEICTKAYRILTEQVGFPPEDIIFDPNIFAVATGIEEHNGYGVAFIEATRTIRETLPHAHISGGVSNLSFAFRGNEPVREAMHAVFLFHCIQAGMDMGIVNAGQLAVYDEIPAELRELCEDVVLNRRDDSTERLLEAAERFKTGASAQAKTADLSWREAPVAKRIEHALVNGITEYIVADTEEARQGVERPLHVIEGPLMAGMNVVGDLFGAGKMFLPQVVKSARVMKQAVAYLEPYMEAEKLANGGDGKRQAAGKVLMATVKGDVHDIGKNIVGVVLACNNYEIIDLGVMVPAAKILETAKREQVDIVGLSGLITPSLDEMVHVAGEMEREGLDVPLLIGGATTSRVHTAVKIHPAYAKGQAVYVTDASRAVGVVSSLISKETRGPTIEKVRAEYAKVADAHKRSEVDKQRLPLAKARANPFKIDWSGYKPAKPTFTGARVYGSYEVADLVPYIDWTPFLQTYEFKGRFPAILDDPEQGAAARALYEDAQEMLKQIVAERWFNPKAVIGFWPANSVGDDIALFTGESRSERLATFHGLRQQLSKRDGRANTCLSDFVAPAETGIADYIGGFVVTAGLEEVRIAERFERANDDYRAILVKALADRIAEAFAERMHERVRREFWGYAAAETYAPEELMKEDYAGIRPAPGYPAQPDHTEKTTLFDLLKAESRIGVKLTESYAMWPGSSVSGIYIAHPDAHYFGVAKVERDQVEDYAVRKGMDVREVERWLGPILNYDPARYLAQAAE
- a CDS encoding ROK family protein yields the protein MGQPAGARLGIDLGGTKIAGIVLDRDGSTLAEARVAAPRGEYGATVEAVTALVLKLEGMAGTPCTVGIGMPGSLSPATGLVRNANSYWLNGQPFGDDLTRRLNRPLRIENDANCLAVSEAIDGAGAGARVVWAVILGTGVGSGIAIDGRVLTGRNGIAGEWGHGPLPYPRDDERPGPDCYCGRRGCIETWLAGPGLAADHGRRHGATQTAEAVVAAARAGSPEARDTLAIHLDRLGRAAAQVINLLDPDVVVIGGGLSRIPELINGLPGAIAPHVFSDAFDTPVRESLHGDASGVRGAAWLWEAPPG
- the metF gene encoding methylenetetrahydrofolate reductase [NAD(P)H], with the protein product MRRSTQRASRDGYHPIRVSIEFFPPKTDEMEKILWASIERLAPLQPSFVSVTYGAGGSTRERTHNTVARMVRETSLKPAAHLTCVDASREEIDAVVQSYWDAGVRHIVALRGDPAEGVGHAYRPHPEGYASTAELVEGIKRIGDFKVSVSAYPEKHPEAASLDADIDALKAKVDAGADQAITQFFFENEIYLRYLDKVRAAGITIPIIPGILPVQNFKQAANFARRTGASVPYWLAARFEGLENDVETRRLVAGAVAAEQVLDLVDEGVNDFHFYSMNRSDLVYAICHLLGLRAQAPKLAAAKAAA
- a CDS encoding bestrophin family protein; protein product: MIVRTRPNLLTLLFTLRGSILPRVAPKLAGIVAVSCAVVWAEARWPAIFPMTAGVTPFTLVGLALSIFLSFRNNACYERWWEARKLWGSLIGEVRNLARALPALLPDADAAPQLRRLSAFAHGLRARLRDLDEAAAVDGKMPGSDSTGPNPTDSVLAAMTRDLAAAMRAGRLTDIQFGILESRIEALSAVHTACERIANTPLPFAYTLLVYRTAWLYCLLLPVGLTGSMGWGTPVVVALVGYTFFGLDALGDELEEPFGTEPNDLPLDAMVRTVDRIVHHALGEPMPEALTPDGYWLR
- a CDS encoding histidine phosphatase family protein, producing the protein MSGRSFPQITLVRHGETAWSRLGRHTGRSDIPLTLAGEAAARALAPRLEARSYAAVWSSPSSRAAATCALAGYGDPRAIDPDLAEWDYGIYEGRTTTAILAERPGWRLFRDGCPGGETAADVGIRADRVIARARDLDAELLVFSSAHCLRVLAARWIGLPPEAGALLVLGTASISVLGYEHDRTEPVLRAWNGEALP
- a CDS encoding SMP-30/gluconolactonase/LRE family protein: MVMIARRGLLAGAALVGAARAAGAGWEPSTRVPDPSVEILDPAFAKYRLASATVERVATGFRWAEGPVWFGDMGSLLFSDVVNDRIMKWEEASGRLSVFRKPSNYANGNTRDRQGRLITCQHRTRSVTRTEYDGSLTTLMDRFDGKPLNSPNDVVCHSDGAVWFTDPAFGPNPHESMAAPELPGNVYRIDPKTGQASVAVEGVAGPNGLCFSPDESKLYVIEARAKPNRLIRVYDVVENGTKTANGRVFYDAGTGTPDGFRVDVDGNLWCGWGMSEAEDGVIVLSPQAKLIGRIRLPERCANLCFGGINRNLLLMTASHAVYSLYVNTRGAGTC
- a CDS encoding ArsR/SmtB family transcription factor: MSFERRQEAGSIPFPEVLGVLRAAAEETRLRILALLAEGELSVSDLTDILGQSQPRISRHLKLLVEAGLVERHREGAWAFFRLSGARAGLADPLLSGLDRTAPPLSEDHARLDAVRAQRAETAQTFFARLAPKWDELRSLHVPEATVEAAVLDALGDRPIGSLIDLGTGTGRMLGLLAPLAGRATGLDSSHAMLSVARANLERQGLTRVDLRQGDIHAPPFARASFDLVVVHQVLHYLDDPARALRGAARLVAPGGRLLVVDFAPHELEFLRTTQAHRRLGFSADQVSGWLTETGLDTVATRDLAPREAGQLTVTLWLAQDGLADIDTEQPQRAVA